CATGCCATTTGGCGTTATGTAATGCGTCAAAATTACAGTTATTTAAAAGATGTAGCTTTTTATCCATATATACCGGGGCTGAAAAAAGCCGGCTTGACAATTGAAAAAATTCCAAGTTTGCAGGAAATGAATGATGCTTTAGGCCAAATCGGATGGGGAGCTGTGACGGTTGATGGATTTATTCCTCCGGCAGCATTCATGGAGTTTCAGGCCTATAAAGTTTTGGTTATTGCCGCAGATATCCGACAGATAGATCATATCGAATATACCCCAGCTCCCGATATTATTCATGAGTCGGCTGGTCACGCTCCAATCATTGGGGAACCTCGTTATGCTGACTACTTAAGTTATTTTGGATACATCGGTTCAAAGGCGATGTATTCATATAAAGATTTTGAATTATATGAAGCTATTCGCCAACTATCAATTTTAAAGGAAATGCCTGATGCTGACCCTGCTGAAATTGTCAAAGCGGAAAAAGACCTTGAATTTAAACAGCAAAATTTAGGTGAGCCGTCGGAAATGGCATTGTTGAGTCGCTTGCACTGGTGGACAGTGGAGTACGGTTTGATTGGAACTTTGGACGATCCTAAAATTTACGGAGCCGGTTTGTTATCGTCTATTGGCGAAAGTGCTTCTTGTATGCGTCCTGAAGTAGCTAAATTACCCTATTCAATTAAAACGTTGAATTATTCATATGATATCACAAAACCTCAGCCACAACTGTTTGTAACACCTGATTTTGAAACGTTAATCAATGTGTTGGAAGAATTTGCTTCAACTATGTCATTTAGAAGAGGTGGAACTTACGGGTTATTAAAGGCAATTGAATGTCGTAATACTTGTACTGCAGTATTCAGTTCAGGATTACAGGTAACGGGCACTTTTACAGATGTTGTATTAGATAGTAATGATCAGCTGATTTATATTAAAACGTCAGGCCCATCTGCTTTGTGCTTTAATGATAAGCAGCTTGAAGGACATGATAAAAACTATCATGCAGATGGTTTTAGTTCGCCAGTTGGAAAATTGAAAGGCTTAGACATGCCTTTAGAAGATTTTCATATTAATGATTTCAAGAATATTGGGATTGAATTAGGAGAATCTGCTGTCCTGGAATTTGAAAGCGGAATTATGGTTACCGGTACCCTGAAATCAGTAATTCAGGAAGGAGAAAAACTAGTATTACTTAGCTTTATAAATTGCAAAGTTTACGATAAAAACAGCAACAAAATTTATTTTGAGCCACAATGGGGTGTATACGACATGGCCGTAGGTTCAAAAATTGATTCGGTGTTTTGCGGGGCGGCTGATAAAGATGCATATGAATCAATTGCATTAGTTTCAGAGACTAAAACTTATCAAACCCAATATGACAATAAAACGGTACGTTTACACGAACTATACCGAATAGTACGTAATGTTCGGGAACAACGTGCAGATGTGGCGTTATTACCTTCGGTTTGGGATTCGCTCAAAACTGAACACACTAATGACTGGCTATGTTCAATGGAGATTTTAGAAATTTTTGATCATGCCGGTCTTCATCCAGAATTGGTTGAGGAAATACGTTTATACCTTACTAACAAAGCTTCTAGTTTACCAGCTTTAACTAAGTTGATTAATGATGGCTTTAAATTAATTGCCAATCCGGTAATTGATTTGGTACATTAAAATAAAGTTGATAGACAATGGTCAATAGTCTGTTGTCTGTTTATCTTTGTTCAAGAATATTGGTCCATGGTTTATCAACTATGGACCTTTTGCTTAAATTTTTCTTCCATGAATATAATAATAACTGGAGCCAGCAGTGGTGTTGGTTTTGAAGCGGTGTTTGATCTATTAGCGGATCCTAAAAATCAGGTTATTGCGCTGGCACGATCAGAAGATAAGCTAGCTCGTCTGGCAAGCATAAATGAACAACTGAATCCCGGATCTAAATTATATCCTATTGCTTTTGATATCTACTCAGGTGATTATCGAAACGGATTAATTCCATTCGTAACGCAGGTGTTTGGCAAAGTGGATGTTCTAATTAATAATGCTGGTCAGTTAATTAATAAGCCATTTGTTGAATTGAATCAAACAGATTTTGAACAAATGATGCAGAATAATTTGTTCAGCCATGTTAAGATGATTCAGAGTATGTTGCCTCATTTTTCAGAAAATGCTCATATTGTAAACATTGGAAGCATGGGAGGTTTTCAAGGGAGTGTGAAATTTCCGGGTTTAATATCTTATTCCGCGAGTAAAGCGGCTTTGCATAATTTAACTGAGTGTTTAGCAGAGGAGTTAAAAGATCAAAAAATAAAAGTAAACTGCCTCGCCTTAGGTTCTGCCCAAACAGAAATGTTAGAAAAGGCTTTCCCTGGTTATGAAGCACCTGTTATGGCTTTTGAAATGGGTAAGTACATTGCCGATTTTGCATTAACTGGCCATAAGTTTTTCAACGGAAAAATTATTCCGGTAGCAACCACAACGCCTTGATAATGGCAAGCAACTGTGTTGTTTAAGGTGTCAATGAAGATAATATTGAAAACGTTCCAAGTCGGAATATTTTTTTATTTGGTAAATATTTAACTTCCAATTATTCAAAATGTTTACTAATTTTTAGGTTCGAAATCTAAAGCTCTCTGCTATGACTCAGCCTAAAAATGACTTCGCTTTTTTACGTAAATGGGAAAAGGAACGCAAAGAAAATAAATGGCGTTTTTCATTCAGAATAGGAATTATTCAGTATACTTTACCCATTATGATCCTCGTTACAGTTTACGACTTTTTGAAAGGGATCGACAATATAGATCAATACCTGTGGATAAGAATTTATATGGGCCTGCCGGTTTGCATCCTAATTGGCTTGCTCGCAGGTTGGTTTATGTGGAGCAATAATGAAAAGCGCTATAAGGCATTAAAAGGACAGGATAATAAAAAATTATAGCGTTTGTAAGTTTTGTAGTGTAATTTAAAATTATGATAATTAATTATTACTAACTGTCAATTTATAAACTCAAATCATCGGCCTGATACCTAATGGATTCTACTTATGAAAAGAAATTGCCCATTACAGCATGGGCAGAAGATGATCGTCCTCGAGAGAAAATGATGCTCAAAGGCAGGCAAAGTTTAAGTGATGCCGAATTAATAGCAATCCTAATTGGTACGGGAACACCTAAATTAAGTGCGGTAGATTTGAGTAAACAGATTTTAAATGCCTTACATAATGATCTCAATGCACTTGCAAAACTTTCAATTAAGGAATTAACAAAGTTTAACGGAATTGGGGAAGCTAAAGCCATTACAATTTTAGCCGCCTTGGAATTGGGCCGGAGGAAAAAGGAAGAAGCTCCGGTAAAAGTTCAAAGAATTACTTGTAGTAAGGATGTATATCAAATAGCATCACCCTTCCTTGTCGATTTGCAACACGAAGAATTTTGGGTAATTCTGTTAAGCAGATCAAATAAAGTATTAGGAACATATAATATCAGCAAAGGAGGAATGGCAGGAACTGTGGCCGATCCTAAAATTATCTATAAACTTGCACTTGAACACAGTGCAAGCTCATTGGTGTTGTTACACAATCATCCTTCAGGTAACTTAAAACCCAGCCAACAAGACATTCAACTTACTGCAAAGTTTAAGCAGGCGGGAAATTTGCTCGATATTACCGTGTTAGATCATTTAATCATTACAGAGCACGGTTACTATAGCTTTGCCGATGAAGGAGCACTATAAAAGGTCTATAATAAAAAAGCGCTAAGCCTCCATTTTGGAAGCTTAACGCTTTTTAAAATGAATTTAATCAAATTAACTTGCTTCAGTTGCTTGCACTGCTTGTTTCCCTTTTTTCTTGTTGATCTTTATGCGGTTTAGCCACATGATTACACCCGTAACTGGAAAAATAAGCGATAATAAACAAATTATAAAGCTTATGATTTTTGATGGCAAACCATAAATGGAACCCGTATGCAGAGGCTTCACCATAGCCCTTATTTTTTGTCCTTTGTTTTTATCGGCAAACTTTTGAGCTCCTATAATCTTTCCGGTATAAGGGTCGATGAAATAGGTGTCGCCTGCTGTTTCAATTGTATTTAATGGCAGTACATTAACACTGAACGTACTGATGGAATCTTTTGGAACCCGAATCACATATAGTTTGGCTTTATTCACTTCATTTTGTGCCGTATGATATGCATCATCAATGGTTAATTGCTTGATGTTCTCTTGGTAAACTACCGATGGAGGTTCAGGGTTTTCAATTTTTGTTCCTGTAATTGTGAAAATTCCTTTATTTACCCAGTTGAAAGCCATCACCAATCCACTTAAAACTATAATAATTAAGAAAATGGATGTGTAGAATCCTGTTACCATGTGCAAATCGTGCACTATGCGTTTCCAACCGCCATCAAATTTAATTTTTAATCGCTGGTAAAGGATTTTTTTAGTTTTAGGCCACCACAAGATTAGGCCAGTGATTAGTATGAACAGGAAAAAGAAAGTTGAGAACCCTATTAGAAAATTGCCAACGCTGTCTTTGCCTCCCAATAACCATCTGTGTACAGATTCAACAGTGGAAAAGAATGATTTCTTTGGATTAACTACGTCTAATACTTTTCCGCTATAAGGGTCAATATAAACAGTAGTGGTAGGTTTTTTCTTGTCATTCTTTTTATCGTTCTGCTTCAAACCAGACTTTTCGGTTCCTTTTGCATTATTTTTTTGATCGATTTTGGTTTTATCCGATTGGTCCTTTTTATCTTTTTTTTCAGCAACAGTAATGCTTACTTCCACCGAACGGTTTGAATCACTGTAAACCTTAATTGATGATAATTTAGACTTAGGAGTGCTTTTAACAGCTGTTTGTGCCAGTTCGGTTAATGGTAAACGTTTATTTTGGGTTGCTACAAAATAACGGTCGTGATTTAAAGCTTGTTCAATCTCTTCTTCAAAAACCAGAATAGTTCCGGTAAGGCAGGATGTAAAAATGATTAATCCGGCTGCAAGGCTTAAATAGAGGTGAATATTTCGGAAAAATACTTTCATGGTTTTTTACAAAGAAACCGGATCATTTTTAATGATCCGGTTGTAAATATCTAAATGAACTTAATTAGAATTTGTATGCCAAAGTTGTAGTAAATTGACGTGGAGGAATTGGATTCACACTGTAATTCTCGTGAACAATATAATTCAACTCATTCGTAATGTTTGATACTTTACCTAAAATTGAGAATTTTTTATAGGTATAACCTAACGATAGATCAAAGGTAGTAAAGCCGCTCACTGCGAATAAACGGTTTTGAGGCTGACCTTTGGACGGCACATAACCAACTGTGTTATTCCAACCGGCGTTACGTTCACCAGTGTAAAAACCTGAGAAACCAATTCTTAAACCGTTTAATGATGGATTGGAGAATGTGTAGAAAACTGTGCCATTGGCTGTATTAGCAGGCATGCTAACTAAACGTTCTCCTTCAATACTACTATTTTTAGTGCCAATGGATTTGGTATAACGCATATCGTTATAGCTATAACCAGCTATGAAGTTTAATCCTTTAGCTATCGTTCCATTTACATCCACTTCAAATCCATTACTGGTTGTTTGTCCACTAAACTCTTTTAAATTAGTATTAGAGTTTTGTTTACCATCTTTGTCAAACTCTGCTGTTTTTGTTTGATTGCTATTAATGATTTTGTACACTGAAAGATTTACTGAGAGTCGGCCTTGGAAGAAATCATTTTTTACACCTACTTCAAATTGATCTATGATAGAGGCATCTAAATTGTTGAAATAAATATCTGTGCCAGAGTTAGGAACGAAATTGTTTGAATAGCTTGCAAATAATGACGAGTTTTTAGTAGGTTGATACACAAGACCTAAACGAGGTGAAAATGCGTTGTCATATTTATAAGGTGTTGTTGTACGAGCATTAGTTCCTTTTACCAAATCGTATACCTGTGGTACTGGATTGCTGATATATGACCATCTTAAACCTGCCAATACTTTAATTTGTTCCGAAACGCTAATCAAATCCTGAACGAATACTCCGAAACGGTTGGTTGGAGCTTCCGTTCTTGTTGTATTTGTTGCTAAGGGCTCATCAATACGAACGATGAATTTTGAAGGATTGAGAACGTTAATTGAATCATAAACGCCATCTTTAGAAAGTGAAGCAATTGAGAAACCGTTGGTAATGTTAAAATAACGTTCAGCATCTGCTCCAATTAACACTTTATG
Above is a window of Solitalea lacus DNA encoding:
- the radC gene encoding RadC family protein, whose protein sequence is MDSTYEKKLPITAWAEDDRPREKMMLKGRQSLSDAELIAILIGTGTPKLSAVDLSKQILNALHNDLNALAKLSIKELTKFNGIGEAKAITILAALELGRRKKEEAPVKVQRITCSKDVYQIASPFLVDLQHEEFWVILLSRSNKVLGTYNISKGGMAGTVADPKIIYKLALEHSASSLVLLHNHPSGNLKPSQQDIQLTAKFKQAGNLLDITVLDHLIITEHGYYSFADEGAL
- a CDS encoding SDR family NAD(P)-dependent oxidoreductase, with product MNIIITGASSGVGFEAVFDLLADPKNQVIALARSEDKLARLASINEQLNPGSKLYPIAFDIYSGDYRNGLIPFVTQVFGKVDVLINNAGQLINKPFVELNQTDFEQMMQNNLFSHVKMIQSMLPHFSENAHIVNIGSMGGFQGSVKFPGLISYSASKAALHNLTECLAEELKDQKIKVNCLALGSAQTEMLEKAFPGYEAPVMAFEMGKYIADFALTGHKFFNGKIIPVATTTP
- a CDS encoding aromatic amino acid hydroxylase, which gives rise to MNTFNNKQVIALPNHLKQYIVEQHYEHYTPVDHAIWRYVMRQNYSYLKDVAFYPYIPGLKKAGLTIEKIPSLQEMNDALGQIGWGAVTVDGFIPPAAFMEFQAYKVLVIAADIRQIDHIEYTPAPDIIHESAGHAPIIGEPRYADYLSYFGYIGSKAMYSYKDFELYEAIRQLSILKEMPDADPAEIVKAEKDLEFKQQNLGEPSEMALLSRLHWWTVEYGLIGTLDDPKIYGAGLLSSIGESASCMRPEVAKLPYSIKTLNYSYDITKPQPQLFVTPDFETLINVLEEFASTMSFRRGGTYGLLKAIECRNTCTAVFSSGLQVTGTFTDVVLDSNDQLIYIKTSGPSALCFNDKQLEGHDKNYHADGFSSPVGKLKGLDMPLEDFHINDFKNIGIELGESAVLEFESGIMVTGTLKSVIQEGEKLVLLSFINCKVYDKNSNKIYFEPQWGVYDMAVGSKIDSVFCGAADKDAYESIALVSETKTYQTQYDNKTVRLHELYRIVRNVREQRADVALLPSVWDSLKTEHTNDWLCSMEILEIFDHAGLHPELVEEIRLYLTNKASSLPALTKLINDGFKLIANPVIDLVH
- a CDS encoding PepSY-associated TM helix domain-containing protein, which gives rise to MKVFFRNIHLYLSLAAGLIIFTSCLTGTILVFEEEIEQALNHDRYFVATQNKRLPLTELAQTAVKSTPKSKLSSIKVYSDSNRSVEVSITVAEKKDKKDQSDKTKIDQKNNAKGTEKSGLKQNDKKNDKKKPTTTVYIDPYSGKVLDVVNPKKSFFSTVESVHRWLLGGKDSVGNFLIGFSTFFFLFILITGLILWWPKTKKILYQRLKIKFDGGWKRIVHDLHMVTGFYTSIFLIIIVLSGLVMAFNWVNKGIFTITGTKIENPEPPSVVYQENIKQLTIDDAYHTAQNEVNKAKLYVIRVPKDSISTFSVNVLPLNTIETAGDTYFIDPYTGKIIGAQKFADKNKGQKIRAMVKPLHTGSIYGLPSKIISFIICLLSLIFPVTGVIMWLNRIKINKKKGKQAVQATEAS